The Paracoccus sp. MA genome contains a region encoding:
- a CDS encoding substrate-binding domain-containing protein gives MKSAKFTVSALAVIAASATAAAARDQIQISGSSTVLPYATIVAEAFGENTDFPVPVVESGGSSAGLKKFCEGVGENTIDIANASRPIKDSEKEACKAAGVTDIMEVRIGYDGIVFASDIGSNDFAFTAADWFNALAAKVVKDGKVVNNTATKWNEIRADLPDQEILAFVPGTKHGTREVFEEKVIAAGCEESGAAEVFKAELGEDAAAKACLDLRTDGKSVDIDGDYTETLARIQSAKHGIGVFGLSFYENNTDKLKVATMGGVTPSTETIAAGEYPVSRPLFFYVKKQHIGEIQGLKEFAEFFVSDELAGPEGPLAAYGLVADPELAATQAAVAEEAILAE, from the coding sequence ATGAAATCCGCGAAATTCACCGTGTCGGCGCTGGCCGTGATCGCTGCCTCGGCCACTGCCGCCGCCGCCCGCGACCAGATCCAGATCTCGGGCTCGTCCACGGTGCTGCCCTATGCCACCATCGTCGCCGAGGCCTTCGGCGAGAATACCGACTTTCCGGTTCCGGTCGTCGAATCGGGCGGCTCGTCGGCCGGGCTGAAGAAATTCTGCGAAGGCGTGGGCGAGAACACCATCGACATCGCCAATGCCAGCCGTCCGATCAAGGACAGCGAGAAGGAGGCCTGCAAGGCCGCCGGCGTGACCGATATCATGGAGGTCCGCATCGGCTATGACGGCATCGTCTTCGCCAGCGACATCGGCAGCAACGACTTCGCCTTCACCGCCGCCGACTGGTTCAACGCGCTGGCCGCCAAGGTGGTCAAGGACGGCAAGGTGGTGAACAACACCGCCACCAAGTGGAACGAGATCCGCGCCGACCTGCCGGACCAGGAGATCCTGGCCTTCGTGCCCGGCACCAAGCACGGCACCCGCGAAGTCTTCGAGGAAAAGGTGATCGCCGCCGGCTGCGAGGAATCCGGCGCCGCCGAGGTTTTCAAGGCCGAGCTGGGCGAGGATGCCGCGGCCAAGGCCTGCCTCGACCTGCGCACCGACGGCAAGTCGGTGGATATCGACGGCGACTATACCGAGACGCTGGCCCGCATCCAGTCGGCCAAGCACGGCATCGGCGTCTTCGGCCTGTCCTTCTATGAAAACAACACCGACAAGCTGAAGGTCGCGACCATGGGCGGCGTGACGCCCTCGACCGAGACCATCGCCGCGGGCGAATACCCGGTCTCGCGGCCGCTGTTCTTCTATGTCAAGAAACAGCATATCGGCGAGATCCAGGGGCTGAAGGAATTTGCGGAATTCTTCGTCTCGGACGAGCTGGCCGGGCCGGAAGGGCCGCTGGCCGCCTACGGGCTGGTGGCGGATCCGGAACTGGCCGCGACCCAGGCGGCCGTCGCCGAAGAGGCGATCCTCGCCGAATGA